One window of Cherax quadricarinatus isolate ZL_2023a chromosome 18, ASM3850222v1, whole genome shotgun sequence genomic DNA carries:
- the LOC128689269 gene encoding pro-resilin-like has translation MKTFVLVLSIVAMVAVARPQGGYGGHGGLIPIGPAQYNFQWEVNDPPSGNSYGHQEHRDGDNTKGSYYVQLPDTRRMLVEYVVDQFGYHPTVTFEGKAQYPVGPGPKPGYYP, from the exons ATGAAG ACATTTGTTTTGGTGTTGTCTATCGTGGCGATGGTGGCGGTGGCGAGGCCCCAGGGCGGCTATGGTGGTCATGGAGGACTTATTCCCATTGGCCCTGCGCAATATAACTTCCAGTGGGAGGTCAACGACCCTCCGTCAGGCAACTCTTACGGTCATCAGGAGCACAGAGATGGAGATAATACTAAGGGAAG TTACTACGTGCAGCTGCCGGATACTCGTCGTATGTTGGTTGAGTACGTGGTGGACCAGTTCGGCTACCACCCCACCGTCACCTTCGAAGGCAAGGCCCAGTACCCTGTTGGACCCGGTCCAAAGCCTGGCTACTACCCCTAG
- the LOC128689268 gene encoding uncharacterized protein — protein sequence MKMIIVALLMVVATLARAQGGYGGFGSQGGRGGIGSQGGRGSFGSQGGYSGSGSQGGHGGFGSQGGRGGIGSQGGRGSFGSQGGYSGSGSQGGHGGFGSQGGRGGIGGQGGRGSFGSQGGYGGSGSQGGSVSQGSFGSQGGQGGYGSQGPSAPASYNFQWDVNDSASGNFYGQKEQRDGDNTQGSYYVQLPDGRQLKVDYFADQTGYHPTVTFQGQAQSSSGPGQGGGSQQGYYYQ from the exons ATGAAG atgatAATAGTTgctttgttgatggtggtggcgacgCTGGCGAGGGCGCAGGGCGGTTATGGCGGCTTCGGTAGCCAGGGCGGTCGTGGTGGCATCGGCAGCCAGGGCGGTCGTGGCAGTTTCGGCAGCCAGGGCGGTTATAGCGGCTCTGGCAGCCAGGGCGGTCATGGCGGCTTCGGTAGCCAGGGCGGTCGTGGTGGCATCGGCAGCCAGGGCGGTCGTGGCAGTTTCGGCAGCCAGGGCGGTTATAGCGGCTCTGGCAGCCAGGGCGGTCATGGCGGCTTCGGTAGCCAGGGCGGTCGTGGTGGCATCGGTGGCCAGGGCGGTCGTGGCAGTTTCGGCAGCCAGGGCGGTTATGGCGGTTCCGGCAGCCAGGGCGGCTCGGTCAGTCAGGGTAGCTTCGGAAGCCAAGGAGGTCAGGGCGGTTATGGCAGCCAGGGCCCCTCTGCCCCCGCCAGTTACAACTTCCAGTGGGACGTCAACGACTCAGCTTCAGGCAACTTTTATGGTCAGAAGGAGCAGCGAGACGGTGACAACACCCAGGGCAG TTACTACGTGCAGCTGCCTGACGGTCGGCAGCTGAAAGTCGACTACTTCGCTGACCAGACTGGCTACCACCCGACCGTCACCTTCCAGGGCCAGGCTCAGTCCAGCAGCGGGCCTGGCCAGGGCGGCGGCTCTCAACAAGGCTACTACTATCAGTAA